A window of Cryptomeria japonica chromosome 3, Sugi_1.0, whole genome shotgun sequence contains these coding sequences:
- the LOC131075074 gene encoding glycine-rich protein 2: MAQGGAKRSGSVKWFNAQKGFGFITPEDGGEDLFVHQTCIISEGYRCLAEGDVVQFTVEHGDDGRTRAVDVTGGGPARGGRGGYGYAGRGGGGYGGGGSSYGGGGGGGYGGGGGGSYGGGGGRGGRGRGASSRGGGCYNCGEGGHMARDCPNGSAGGGGGGRSGGACYNCGEAGHFARDCRIKN, from the coding sequence ATGGCGCAGGGTGGGGCAAAGAGAAGCGGCAGTGTGAAATGGTTCAATGCCCAGAAGGGCTTCGGCTTCATCACTCCAGAAGACGGAGGAGAGGATCTGTTTGTGCACCAAACCTGCATAATTTCGGAGGGCTACCGCTGCCTTGCGGAAGGAGATGTTGTCCAATTCACAGTGGAGCATGGCGATGATGGCAGGACGAGAGCCGTCGATGTCACCGGCGGCGGACCCGCTCGGGGAGGCCGCGGAGGGTACGGATATGCTGGACGAGGAGGCGGCGGTTATGGTGGTGGCGGTAGCAGTtatggaggtggcggaggaggcGGTTATGGTGGCGGCGGAGGAGGCAGTTATGGTGGCGGAGGAGGCAGGGGAGGACGAGGCAGAGGCGCTAGTTCTCGCGGCGGAGGGTGTTATAACTGCGGAGAGGGAGGTCACATGGCGCGTGATTGCCCCAATGGTAGCgctggaggaggtggtggaggacgGTCTGGCGGGGCTTGCTATAACTGTGGGGAAGCGGGGCACTTTGCGAGGGACTGTCGAATCAAGAATTGA